The following are encoded together in the Lathyrus oleraceus cultivar Zhongwan6 chromosome 3, CAAS_Psat_ZW6_1.0, whole genome shotgun sequence genome:
- the LOC127130733 gene encoding uncharacterized protein LOC127130733 — translation MPYSHILPYLLRGSLVQLRELGPPPAVLPPGYDANARCEFHSGAPGYSIENCKALKYKVQDLIDSKAITFTPKGPNVNNNLMPPHNNASVNMMEVDNRRRLMSCVDELKTPLIEIKNALMKDNAFPICSNDCEHCLINPQQCRTLSSIIQQLMNQAILVVDCPSTKEDVSTLEIPYDEVPPLQIPYDFSQLTLSTNPVTPIIITVPTPFPYVDTKAVPWMYDTSVYIHGQKIQEEPLKSSDPMINITGTSGITRSGRIFASTPTPIGTINPSTSDKGKQIDGAQQRQDPAPSNEVDEFLRIIKKSDYRVVDQLNQTPSKISMLSLLMCSEAHRDALVKFRRIAHVPQEIFVCQFEGVVNNIATSLSLVLSRVLVDTGSSLNVMPKSSFAKLTIEGLIMKPSELIVRAFDGTRRTVIVELNLPMKIGTHIFLITFFVMDIYPAYSCLLGRPWIHSAGAVTSMLHQKLKFLADDKLVVVEVRDESKDAESPMASLKDALTIIKDGHPQGWGRLLELPTNKDRTGLGYNSQNLKKPAPIATRGSVLLLSENFSSVGYLDDNRICAVEEEEEGDDGLIFTKTDGNGATKWTEIKIPKVTLIEISSSTTTNDNSATVSYDFDNPINQADEECEKEAELPEELARLLKQEEKVIQPHEESVEVINLGTDEEAKEV, via the exons ATGCCTTATAGCCATATTCTACCATATTTATTGAGGGGATCACTTGTACAACTAAGGGAGTTAGGACCCCCACCAGCGGTTCTTCCTCCCGGTTATGATGCAAATGCCCGTTGTGAATTTCATTCTGGCGCTCCTGGATATTCGATCGAGAATTGTAAAGCATTAAAGTACAAGGTTCAAGATCTTATTGATTCTAAGGCAATCACGTTCACCCCCAAGGGGCCGAATGTAAATAATAACCTGATGCCCCCTCATAATAATGCATCAGTGAATATGATGGAAGTTGACAATAGAAGGAGATTGATGTCATGTGTGGACGAGTTAAAAACACCACTCATCGAGATCAAGAATGCTTTAATGAAGGATAATGCCTTTCCCATCTGTAGTAATGATTGTGAACACTGTCTGATTAACCCGCAACAATGTAGGACATTGAGTTCTATCATACAACAATTAATGAACCAAGCGATCTTGGTGGTAGACTGCCCGTCCACAAAGGAAGATGTGTCTACCCTCGAGATACCATACGACGAAGTCCCTCCTTTGCAAATTCCATATGACTTCTCTCAGTTAACTCTGTCGACAAATCCTGTTACTCCAATCATAATAACAGTTCCCACACCATTCCCATATGTTGACACAAAGGCAGTCCCATGGATGTATGACACCTCAGTCTACATTCATGGTCAGAAGATTCAAGAAGAACCGTTAAAGTCTAGTGATCCAATGATCAATATTACCGGCACTAGCGGAATCACGAGAAGTGGAAGGATATTTGCGTCGACACCCACTCCAATTGGAACTATCAATCCTTCAACTTCAGACAAAGGCAAACAAATTGATGGCGCTCAGCAAAGACAAGACCCCGCACCTTCCAATGAAGTAGACGAGTTCTTACGCATTATCAAGAAGAGCGATTATCGAGTAGTTGATCAGCTTAACCAGACACCCTCGAAGATCTCGATGTTATCTTTATTAATGTGCTCGGAGGCCCATAGGGATGCTTTGGTAAAATTTCGGAGGATAGCTCACGTACCACAAGAGATATTTGTTTGTCAGTTTGAAGGAGTAGTTAACAATATCGCTACTAGCTTAAGCTTGG TCCTATCAAGAGTTTTGGTAGACACTGGGTCTTCCCTCAATGTGATGCCTAAGAGCTCCTTTGCTAAACTAACTATTGAAGGACTCATAATGAAGCCGAGTGAGCTTATAGTAAGAGCATTTGATGGGACTAGAAGGACTGTAATCGTTGAGTTGAATTTGCCTATGAAGATTGGTACCCATATTTTCCTTATCACTTTCTTCGTAATGGATATCTATccagcctacagttgtctgcTTGGGAGGCCTTGGATCCATTCAGCTGGTGCAGTCACTTCAATGCTtcaccaaaaattgaaattcttAGCTGATGATAAACTAGTTGTTGTCGAGG TAAGAGATGAATCCAAAGATGCCGAATCTCCCATGGCATCTCTTAAAGACGCCCTGACAATCATAAAGGATGGACACCCCCAAGGATGGGGAAGATTGCTTGAACTTCCTACCAATAAGGACCGCACCGGTTTAGGATACAACTCCCAGAATTTGAAGAAGCCCGCGCCGATAGCTACAAGGGGATCAGTGCTCCTGCTATCCGAAAACTTCTCAAGTGTTGGTTACCTGGATGACAACCGTATATGTGCcgtggaagaagaagaagaaggagatgatGGGTTGATCTTCACAAAGACTGATGGAAATGGTGCCACCAAATGGACCGAGATTAAAATACCTAAAGTGACCTTGATTGAaat ATCATCCTCGACAACCACCAATGACAATTCTGCTACAGTCTCATACGACTTTGACAACCCAATTAATCAAGCTGATGAAGAGTGTGAGAAAGAGGCCGAACTCCCAGAAGAATTGGCAAGGCTGCTCAAGCAGGAGGAAAAAGTCATCCAGCCGCACGAAGAATCAGTGGAAGTGATTAACCTTGGGACAGATGAGGAAGCGAAAGAAGTCTGA